The Listeria monocytogenes genome window below encodes:
- a CDS encoding transposase yields MPTKKYTEKFKISLVYLHYKGTPKQTLCNDFGVSIASLSRWIKGYDPTSVDLNEAANILQMYELKKQKAKLEAEVLALSKAIKLFNSDLNPV; encoded by the coding sequence ATGCCTACTAAAAAATATACCGAAAAATTTAAAATTAGCCTTGTTTACTTACACTATAAAGGAACACCTAAACAAACATTATGCAATGATTTCGGTGTATCTATTGCATCGCTTTCTAGATGGATTAAAGGATACGATCCAACGAGCGTAGACTTAAACGAAGCCGCTAATATTTTACAAATGTACGAACTAAAAAAACAAAAAGCAAAATTAGAAGCCGAAGTTTTAGCACTTTCAAAAGCAATTAAACTTTTTAATTCTGATTTAAATCCAGTTTAA